A stretch of Cicer arietinum cultivar CDC Frontier isolate Library 1 chromosome 5, Cicar.CDCFrontier_v2.0, whole genome shotgun sequence DNA encodes these proteins:
- the LOC101512219 gene encoding uncharacterized protein: MDCNNHIKPSLSPEEQNIDMMLMMMMQLPEFSSSSNGHESVEPFPPSDHEYYNSANASNNTLPLADLIDNNPPNQTPWSSSFTNLPLQASTTNTISFTNNTPLILQETPPTLFSNYPNEVVTNLYGTVPSEKRNSMAAMREMIFRIAAMQPIYIDPESVKAPKRRNVKISKDPQSVAARHRRERISERIRILQRMVPGGTKMDTASMLDEAIHYVKFLKTQVQSLKERAAVAAGNNINNNRTVSGIGFPASMSSTSTYQARSLEHYGDA; this comes from the coding sequence ATGGACTGTAATAACCACATAAAGCCATCTCTATCTCCAGAGGAACAGAACATCGACATGATGTTAATGATGATGATGCAGCTCCCagaattttcatcttcatccaaCGGTCACGAATCCGTGGAGCCATTTCCACCGTCAGATCATGAGTACTACAACTCGGCTAATGCTTCCAACAACACACTTCCTCTTGCAGATTTAATCGATAATAACCCTCCTAATCAAACTCCATGGTCTTCATCATTTACCAATTTACCCTTACAAGCAAGCACCACAAACACAATCTCTTTCACTAACAACACCCCATTAATCCTTCAAGAAACCCCCCCAACGTTGTTTTCAAATTATCCGAACGAGGTTGTAACAAACCTTTACGGTACAGTGCCATCAGAGAAACGAAACTCAATGGCGGCGATGAGGGAAATGATATTCAGAATAGCAGCGATGCAACCAATTTACATAGACCCTGAATCAGTGAAAGCACCAAAGAGAAGGAACGTGAAGATTTCAAAGGATCCACAGAGTGTTGCGGCACGACACAGAAGAGAAAGAATAAGTGAAAGGATAAGGATATTGCAGAGAATGGTGCCAGGTGGAACTAAGATGGATACTGCATCAATGTTGGATGAAGCTATTCATTATGTTAAGTTTCTTAAGACACAGGTTCAGTCACTCAAGGAACGTGCTGCTGTTGCTGCaggtaataatattaataataatagaacaGTTTCAGGGATAGGGTTCCCTGCTTCAATGTCAAGTACTAGTACTTACCAAGCTCGCAGTCTTGAACATTATGGAGATGCGTGA